A region of Nitrospinota bacterium DNA encodes the following proteins:
- a CDS encoding APC family permease, which yields MEPPQKNGGFRADKNNRSGPAGFSRLKNFLIGPPRDLNDRSLYRRLSLISFLAWVGLGADGLSSSAYGPEEAFRQLGAHTYLAFGLAAMTALTVFVISYAYSRVIEHFPHGGGGYAVASKLLGPRAGMVSGSALIVDYALTITISIAAAGDAMFSLAPLLAEWKLPAEILMIAFLTVINLRGVRESALTLAPVFMLFVITHLILIAGGVLIKGPELPDTVSMAGEGFSAGIAALGFGGVAALFLHAYSMGGGTYTGIEAVSNGLSVMREPRVQTGKRTMVYMAVSLAFTASGLLLCYMLWGIAPVEGKTMNAALTEKFAANIPYGNVFVLLTMVSEAAILAVAAQSGFADGPRVMANMSVDSWIPHRFATLSERLTTQNGILLMGAASLAALFYTRGNVGLIVVMYSINVFLTFSMTELSMCLHWIHNRNSDSLWRRKITIHIIGLALCLTILAITVYEKFFEGGWITLVVTGIVVLLCLLIRGHYSLIGGKLVNLYNSLMETPLMGGGPQEAPDASKRTAIILVSGYGGLGLHTFLNVFKEFPGHFEGVVFVSVAVIDWREFKGELMVERLKGKVEADLKKYVWFSRGQGIPATYRFTVGTDTVDEAEKLCLQLAGEYPHSTIFAGKIIFEKERWYHRLLHNETAFAIQKRLQWAGKTVVVAPARVM from the coding sequence ATGGAGCCTCCACAAAAAAACGGCGGTTTCCGGGCGGACAAGAACAATCGCTCCGGCCCTGCCGGTTTTTCCCGCCTGAAAAACTTCCTTATCGGCCCCCCGCGGGATCTCAACGACAGGTCGCTATACCGCCGCCTTTCGCTTATCTCGTTTCTGGCCTGGGTGGGTCTTGGCGCCGATGGCCTTTCATCCTCGGCGTATGGGCCTGAGGAGGCTTTCCGCCAGCTTGGCGCGCACACATACCTGGCTTTCGGCCTGGCCGCCATGACCGCCCTTACCGTCTTCGTGATCTCCTACGCATACAGCAGGGTGATCGAACATTTCCCGCATGGCGGCGGCGGTTATGCCGTGGCCAGCAAACTGCTTGGCCCCCGGGCAGGCATGGTATCGGGAAGCGCATTGATTGTGGACTACGCGCTGACGATAACCATATCCATCGCCGCCGCCGGTGACGCCATGTTCAGCCTGGCGCCTCTGCTGGCCGAATGGAAGCTTCCGGCGGAAATTCTGATGATAGCTTTCCTGACCGTTATAAACCTGCGCGGGGTGAGGGAGTCGGCGCTCACACTGGCCCCTGTTTTCATGCTTTTTGTTATCACTCATCTCATCCTGATTGCGGGAGGCGTCCTGATAAAGGGCCCCGAACTGCCCGACACGGTGAGCATGGCCGGGGAGGGGTTTTCCGCCGGGATTGCGGCGCTGGGATTTGGCGGCGTGGCCGCGCTTTTCCTCCACGCTTATTCGATGGGCGGGGGAACCTATACGGGTATTGAGGCGGTGTCCAACGGCCTTTCCGTCATGCGGGAACCGCGCGTCCAAACCGGCAAGCGGACCATGGTGTATATGGCGGTATCGCTGGCGTTCACCGCTTCAGGGTTGTTGCTTTGCTACATGCTATGGGGCATAGCTCCGGTAGAAGGCAAAACCATGAACGCCGCGTTAACGGAAAAGTTCGCCGCGAACATTCCATACGGGAACGTATTCGTTTTACTTACGATGGTGTCGGAGGCGGCAATCCTGGCGGTGGCGGCCCAGTCCGGTTTCGCCGATGGCCCCAGGGTGATGGCCAACATGTCGGTGGACTCGTGGATTCCCCATAGGTTCGCTACCCTTTCGGAAAGGTTGACCACCCAGAACGGAATTTTACTCATGGGAGCCGCTTCCCTTGCCGCGCTGTTCTACACCCGGGGGAATGTTGGCCTGATAGTGGTTATGTACAGTATCAACGTGTTCCTGACATTCTCGATGACCGAGCTGTCCATGTGCCTTCACTGGATCCATAACAGGAATTCGGACTCCTTATGGCGGCGGAAAATAACCATACACATAATCGGGCTGGCGTTGTGCCTGACCATTCTGGCTATCACCGTGTATGAGAAATTTTTCGAAGGGGGGTGGATCACCCTGGTCGTCACGGGGATTGTGGTTTTACTATGCCTGCTCATCCGGGGGCATTATTCGCTGATAGGGGGGAAGCTTGTGAATTTGTATAACTCCCTGATGGAGACCCCGCTTATGGGGGGTGGCCCGCAAGAGGCTCCAGATGCCTCCAAAAGGACCGCGATAATACTGGTTTCAGGTTACGGGGGGCTTGGGCTACATACGTTCCTGAACGTATTCAAGGAATTCCCGGGCCATTTCGAAGGGGTTGTTTTCGTCTCGGTGGCGGTGATCGACTGGCGCGAGTTCAAGGGTGAACTCATGGTTGAGCGTCTCAAGGGCAAAGTGGAGGCGGACCTGAAGAAATACGTCTGGTTTTCCCGCGGCCAGGGGATTCCGGCCACTTACCGATTCACCGTAGGCACAGACACCGTGGACGAGGCGGAGAAACTGTGCCTTCAATTGGCGGGAGAATACCCGCACTCCACCATCTTCGCCGGAAAAATAATCTTCGAGAAGGAGAGGTGGTATCACCGCCTGCTTCACAACGAAACGGCGTTCGCCATTCAAAAACGTCTCCAGTGGGCAGGCAAGACGGTGGTTGTGGCGCCCGCCAGGGTGATGTGA